From Amphiprion ocellaris isolate individual 3 ecotype Okinawa chromosome 10, ASM2253959v1, whole genome shotgun sequence, one genomic window encodes:
- the tmem236 gene encoding transmembrane protein 236, giving the protein MPSRKTLKLILYELLQFAALITPVFVIMERFASLISNLKELNRTTYWLVVAASIAYMTSVTLLVWVPLKYLTLKQRRFITEITQWRPTTLAYLFLCTLPCFAILIASSKVQVDNGIRLDHFAELPVSLVLSCLVCVDIIERIRPCRLLGQSDNQDPDFDMSGPVLTRLEQVTTVSGQLHPDEGQNGLTQGQPVASNGSISGRWQNGTDSPRRSPLSARAAGTAYLYSPSSRLQSYSGHLGSLWRRDGRSELFVDSFLFWFDTVELVRVAGSPAVFFSAWVFPVYILAFLSTLRMIITPHSPLLSSAGVALQDFPFFVIRVALIVVFGFITPVLYLLKNVLVCLTFIYFTFLTKLRIFRSETMF; this is encoded by the exons ATGCCCTCAAGGAAGACGCTCAAGCTCATCCTGtatgagctgctgcagtttgcagCGCTCATCACACCTGTCTTTGTGATCATGGAGAGGTTTGCTAGCCTCATAAGTAATCTAAAAGAACTAAACCGGACAACTTACTGGCTGGTAGTGGCGGCCTCCATCGCTTACATGACCTCTGTGACGTTGCTGGTGTGGGTTCCTCTCAAATATCTGACCCTGAAGCAGCGGAGGTTCATCACTGAGATCACACAGTG gagACCAACCACGCTGGCATATCTCTTCCTGTGTACATTACCATGCTTTGCTATTTTAATAGCCAGCTCCAAG GTGCAGGTGGACAACGGAATACGGCTTGACCATTTCGCTGAGTTGCCAGTTTCCTTGGTGCTTTCCTGCCTCGTCTGTGTGGATATCATAGAGAGGATTCGACCCTGCAGGCTCTTGGGTCAAT CAGACAACCAGGATCCTGACTTTGACATGTCAGGCCCCGTCCTCACCCGCCTGGAACAGGTGACCACCGTATCAGGCCAGTTGCACCCTGATGAAGGCCAGAATGGTTTGACCCAGGGCCAACCAGTGGCCAGCAACGGCAGCATCTCAGGCAGATGGCAGAACGGCACTGACTCACCCAGGCGTTCACCGCTCAGCGCTCGAGCAGCCGGCACTGCTTACTTGTACTCCCCATCATCACGTCTCCAGTCCTACTCAGGTCATCTGGGCTCCCTGTGGAGGAGGGATGGaaggtcagagctgtttgtgGATAGTTTCCTGTTCTGGTTCGACACTGTGGAGCTGGTGAGAGTGGCAGGATCGCCAGCTGTCTTCTTCTCAGCCTGGGTGTTCCCGGTCTACATCCTCGCCTTCCTATCTACCCTCCGTATGATTATCACCCCTCACAGCCCCTTGTTGTCCTCAGCTGGAGTTGCTCTGCAGGACTTTCCTTTCTTTGTCATTCGGGTTGCTCTGATCGTTGTCTTTGGTTTTATAACACCTGTGTTGTACCTGCTGAAAAACGTGCTGGTATGCCTGACTTTTATCTACTTTACATTTTTGACCAAGCTGCGGATTTTCAGAAGTGAGACCATGTTCTGA